The genome window GATGTTGGAATGTGTCACAGCATGTATTTTCCCAGGACTCTTTTAAAGGCTCCCATAACTTCCTTATTCCTCAGACTGTAGATAAGGGGGTTCAGGGCTGGAGTGACAACTGTGTAGAAAAGAGAGATGATGTTGTCTTGCTTAGGGCTATGGAGTGAACTGGGAAGGACATACATAAATGTGGCAGCTCCGTAGAACATCCCAACAACCATCAGGTGGGAAGAGCAGGTGACTAGGGCTTTCTGCTTCCCCTCACTTGAAGGCATGCAAAGCACAGTAGACAGGATTAGTGCATAAGAGGAAATAATAGTAAAAAGAGGGGGCATCAGGAAGGTTACAGCCAACACATACACAAACAGTTCGTATCTAGAGGTATCTGCACAGGCCAACTTCAGCAAAGGTGGGATCTCACAGAGCAGGTGCCTGATCTTCCGGGACATGCAGAAGGGATAGTGCATGGTATACACAGTATAAACAAAGGCACATAGGGATGCCAGTACCCAGGCTGTGGCCACCATGAACCAGCAGACCCTTGGCCTCATGAAGACCATGTAGCTCAGAGGATGACAAATGGCCACATATCTGTCATAGGCCATGAAGGCCAGTAGCAGATCCTCTGCACTACCCAACATCAATGCCAGAAACATCTGAAGGGCA of Mustela nigripes isolate SB6536 chromosome 1, MUSNIG.SB6536, whole genome shotgun sequence contains these proteins:
- the LOC132011136 gene encoding olfactory receptor 2AG2-like; this encodes MEHWNSTLGSGFILMGILNDSGSPELLCATITVLYMLALTSNGLLLLVITVDSRLHVPMYFLLRQLSLMDLLFTSVVTPKAVMDFLLNENTISFVGCALQMFLALMLGSAEDLLLAFMAYDRYVAICHPLSYMVFMRPRVCWFMVATAWVLASLCAFVYTVYTMHYPFCMSRKIRHLLCEIPPLLKLACADTSRYELFVYVLAVTFLMPPLFTIISSYALILSTVLCMPSSEGKQKALVTCSSHLMVVGMFYGAATFMYVLPSSLHSPKQDNIISLFYTVVTPALNPLIYSLRNKEVMGAFKRVLGKYML